AGCCGCTTTCCAATCTCGACCCGCAATTGCGTGCCGACGTGCGCGGCGAGATCCGCGAAATCACCCGGCAACTCGGCGTTACTTCCGTGATTGTCACCCATGATCGTGACGATGCCCTCGCTTTGGCCGATCGCGTTAGTGTCATGTCCGCCGGCCGGATCGTGCAACAGGCGCAACCTTGCGACATGATCCGCGATCCCGCGACATTGTTCGTCGCGCGACTGTTTGGCGAGATCAATGTCCTCGAAGGAAAAGTCGTCTCGGTTTCGCCGGGCCGGCTGCTGATCAAAGCCGATGAAAGCGAGATCAGTGTTGTAAGCCATGCCGAGATCGCGCCGGGATCTGATGTCGTAATCGCCATGCGGCCTAGCCGCCAGCGGCTCGCCGAAGAGGGTTTGTGCGGTGTTGTGATCGAAAGCCACCGGGAAGGCGAACTGGTGCGCAGCCAGGTGCGCGTGGGGCATGCGAAATTCACGTTGTATCATCACGACCCGCCGCTGCGCGCCGGGCAGATCGTGCATGTGGCCTCCGACGATGAGGCCTGGATGATCTACCGCAAGTAAACACCACCGAGATTTCAAAAGGACAGAGTTCTGGCCGTCGATGGCGCTTGGCCAATCGGTATCGCCTTGTCGCGCGCTTTTGCCGATGCCTGTCCGTGAAGCGGTACGCATTTAGGGAAGAGGAGGGCATGATGAAAAAGAGCATGGTAATACTG
This sequence is a window from Beijerinckia sp. 28-YEA-48. Protein-coding genes within it:
- a CDS encoding ABC transporter ATP-binding protein — translated: MTAIKLKQVSKSFQGGKGAAVLNALDLDIKEGESHVLLGPSGCGKTTTLRLIAGLDMPSDGTITIAGATMYSARERTWVPSEQRPIGMVFQSYALWPNMTVAQNVCFALTYGRARLGHEEAGRRVRDVLATMQIESLADRPVTQLSGGQQQRVALARAIAQRPKVLLMDEPLSNLDPQLRADVRGEIREITRQLGVTSVIVTHDRDDALALADRVSVMSAGRIVQQAQPCDMIRDPATLFVARLFGEINVLEGKVVSVSPGRLLIKADESEISVVSHAEIAPGSDVVIAMRPSRQRLAEEGLCGVVIESHREGELVRSQVRVGHAKFTLYHHDPPLRAGQIVHVASDDEAWMIYRK